One Halobacterium wangiae genomic window, AGATCAACCCGCTGATGGTCACCAGCGACGGCGACGTCGTCGCGGCGGACGCCGTGATGAACGTCGACGACGACGCGCTGTTCCGCCACCCGGACCTCGCGGAGATGGAGGACGAGGCCGCCGGCGACGACCTCGAGGCCAAGGCCAACGAGTACGGCTTCGACTACGTGCGCCTCGACGGCAACGTCGGCATCATCGGCAACGGCGCCGGACTCGTGATGACGACGCTCGACCTCGTCGACTACTACGGCGGGGAGCCCGCGAACTTCCTCGACATCGGCGGCGGTGCGAAGGCCGAGCGCGTGACGAACGCCCTGGACATGGTGTTCTCCGACGAGAACGTCGACTCCGTCGTCTTCAACATCTTCGGCGGGATCACCCGCGGCGACGAGGTCGCGAAGGGCATCAACGCCGCGCTCGAACAGTTCGAGGAGATTCCGAAGCCGGTGGTCGTCCGACTCGCTGGGACGAACGCCGCGGAGGGCCGCGAGATCCTGAACGCGGACCTCGTCACCGTCGAGGAGACCCTCGAAGGGGCTGTGCAGCGCGCTGTCGAGTACGCGGACACGGAGGCAGAACAATGAGCATTCTAGTCGACGACGACACCCGCGTCGTGGTGCAGGGCATCACGGGCGGGGAAGGCAAGTTCCACGCCGAACAGATGATCGAGTACGGGACGAACGTCGTCGCGGGCGCCGTCCCCGGCAAGGGCGGCCAGGAGGTCGCGGGTGTCCCCGTCTACGACACCGTCGACGCCGCCGTCGAGGCGGAGGACGCCGACGCGTCGGTCGTCTTCGTCCCGCCGGCGTTCGCCGCGGACGCTGTCTTCGAGGGCCTCGACACTGACCTCGACCTCGTGGTCGCCATCACGGAGGGCATCCCCACGCAGGACATGGCGAAGGTGAACAAGCGCCTGAGCGAGGTCGACACCCGCCTCCTCGGGCCGAACTGCCCGGGCATCATCACGCCCGGCGAGTCCAAACTCGGCATCCTCCCCGGCAACATCTTCGAGTCCGGGAACGTCGGCCTGGTCTCCCGTTCGGGCACCCTCACCTACCAGGTCGTCGACTCGCTGACCTCGCGGGGTATCGGACAGACCACCGCCATCGGCATCGGCGGCGACCCCATCATCGGGACGGACTTCATCGACGCCCTCGAACTGTTCGAGGCCGACCCGGACACCCACGCCGTCGTGATGTGCGGCGAGATCGGCGGCGAGGACGAGGAGGAGGCCGCCGACTACATCGCCCAGAACATGGACACCCCGGTCGCGGGCTTCATTGCGGGCCGCACCGCGCCGCCGGGCAAGCGCATGGGTCACGCGGGCGCCATCGTCTCCGGTAGCGGGACGGGCACCGCGGAGTCCAAGATCAACGCGCTGAACGACGCTGGCGTCCCCGTCGGCGACACTCCCGAAGAAGTCGCCGACGACATCGAGAGCCTGCTGTAGGCACTCGCGTTCTCCCGGTTCTCTGTCTCCCATTCTCTTCGCCTCCAGTTCTCTCCGCCTCCACCTCCGCGTCCCTGCGCTTCTCCGCCGACCAGACTGCCCCCGCTTCCCGAAGTGAGAATTCCGCTCGACTGCGTCGGAGTTCCCCGGTACTTCGCGGGTCGGCAATCGACGTAGGCCCGCCGTGAACCCCGATTTATCCCGGATTAATTCGGGTTAAGCGTCGCTAATCCAGGAGGGACTGTCTGTCCGGTTTTTCTTCCCCCCGACGGAAGGGGGAGACGACCATGCCAACTACCGCTCCCGAGACGGACCACCACGAGTTCTGCGAGCGCTGCGACCGCGACACGCCCCACACCGTCGGCATCGAACTCCGCACCGAGAGCGAACGCTCGGAGAACGTCGAGTTCTCACGGGAACCCTACCGCGTGAGCACCTGTCTGATCTGCGACGGCACGACGGCCCTCCGGATGAACGACGCCTGAACCCGACGGTGAGGAGTCGTTCTCACCTCGAACACCGAATCCCTCCCCTTCTGACGCAGAACAGTCGCGTCCCGTAGAGCCGGTACGTTCAGCCGACGAGAATCAGTGGTCGAGTGCTCAGTACGCGGCGTCCCGGATCTCCTCGCGCAGGTCCTCGAACTGCCGCAGGTACTCCTGTCGTTCGGCGCGGACCGCAGCCAGCTCGCCGCGGTAGTCCTCGACGTAGTCCGGCGGGTAGAACGCCTCGATGTCCATGCCGGGGACGTGCTCGGGGATCTCCAGGCCGAGCGCGTCGTCGTGGCGCCAGTCGATGCTGTTCCGCGCGACCTCGCAGAG contains:
- the sucD gene encoding succinate--CoA ligase subunit alpha yields the protein MSILVDDDTRVVVQGITGGEGKFHAEQMIEYGTNVVAGAVPGKGGQEVAGVPVYDTVDAAVEAEDADASVVFVPPAFAADAVFEGLDTDLDLVVAITEGIPTQDMAKVNKRLSEVDTRLLGPNCPGIITPGESKLGILPGNIFESGNVGLVSRSGTLTYQVVDSLTSRGIGQTTAIGIGGDPIIGTDFIDALELFEADPDTHAVVMCGEIGGEDEEEAADYIAQNMDTPVAGFIAGRTAPPGKRMGHAGAIVSGSGTGTAESKINALNDAGVPVGDTPEEVADDIESLL